A single window of Malus sylvestris chromosome 5, drMalSylv7.2, whole genome shotgun sequence DNA harbors:
- the LOC126623166 gene encoding uncharacterized protein LOC126623166, with protein sequence MEGNRNLKRPFFEDDSSGKPPARKRVRFPKGKKARPEDETALKSIPAEAIGPTPAAAATDPRAAAKERAKRRSQITTELFTEDAAGVVSDVSAAEVTYKDYEDFVEDGIRIEPFNLNKEREEGYFDANGNFVEYANKNEVKDAWLDSVEVATKYAGKDVVVTKDYDDVQDLSSDDIGKIKRRIADVLEPGETVLHALRRLKGTPKNKKEKMSAETKIVFDQLTEDAMNLMDNGESNVYHEKKEIFEREAEGYESLARARREPTSISAYQERSVLSMEWESSSDVTNPGAPSSILPETAVATSSSNATTVEISSNGDDAFDMFAEDDEHAIAKPSEGSNVISGPNSYCVSSPSSNNLNNYSENGVLQNDYVFDESSGYYYSSSLGYYYDPSTGLYCSASSGLWYSFNEETGIYDEIHQTTTTVS encoded by the exons atggaaGGCAATCGGAATTTGAAACGTCCCTTCTTCGAAGACGACAGCTCCGGCAAACCTCCGGC GCGAAAGAGGGTTAGGTTCCCCAAGGGGAAGAAGGCGAGGCCGGAAGATGAAACGGCACTCAAATCCATACCTGCTGAGGCCATTGGGCCGACTCCGGCGGCGGCGGCGACGGACCCTCGGGCCGCCGCCAAAGAGCGTGCCAAGCGCCGCAGCCAAATCACAACTGAGCTCTTCACTGAAGACGCTGCAGGCGTTGTCAGCGATGTCTCTGCTGCCGAAGTTACTTACAAG GATTATGAGGACTTTGTTGAGGATGGGATTCGAATTGAACCTTTCAACTTGAACAAGGAGAGGGAAGAAGGTTATTTTGATGCAAATGGAAATTTCGTTGAATATGCCAATAAAAATGAAGTCAAG GATGCATGGCTTGATAGtgttgaagttgctacaaaatATGCTGGAAAAGACGTTGTAGTAACAAAAGATTATGATGATGTCCAAGATTTATCTTCTGATGACATTGGGAAGATAAAAAGACGTATTGCTGATGTGCTTGAACCAGGAGAAACG GTTCTACACGCTTTGAGAAGATTGAAGGGaacacctaaaaacaagaaGGAGAAGATGTCAGCTGAAACGAAGATAGTATTTGACCAGTTAACTGAAGATGCCATGAACCTGATGGATAACGGTGAATCCA ATGTTTATCATGAGAAGAAGGAGATTTTTGAGCGTGAGGCAG AAGGATATGAGAGTTTAGCTCGGGCAAGAAGGGAACCCACATCTATTAGTGCATATCAAGAGAGATCTGTTCTCAGCATGGAGTGGGAGTCCTCCTCTGATGTAACAAATCCTGGAGCACCCTCTTCAATACTACCGGAAACTGCTGTGGCCACATCCAGTTCCAACGCAACCACTGTAGAAATCTCAAGTAATGGTGATGATGCATTTGATATGTTTGCAGAAGATGATGAACATGCAATTGCTAAACCTTCTGAAGGAAGTAATGTGATTTCTGGCCCTAATTCTTATTGTGTCAGCTCACCGTCATCGAACAACCTAAACAATTATTCAGAGA ATGGAGTTTTGCAAAATGATTATGTGTTTGATGAGTCTTCtgg GTACTATTACAGCAGCAGTTTGGGATATTATTATGACCCATCTACAGGACTCTATTGCTCCGCTTCATCAGGGCTATG GTACTCGTTCAATGAGGAAACtggcatatatgatgagattcACCAGACTACAACCACTGTGAGTTGA